The genomic DNA AGGCGCCAGCATCCGGAGGAAAGGCAAATCGGCATGCGGAGACTCTTTCTGCATCTCTTGCAGTCGGCCGCCGCTTCCGGTACCGCTAAGGATTTGTTCACTCGTTGGCTCGTCACTGTCAGACATTCCCGCCATGGCACAGCCGAGCATGTGGAAGAACTGCGCCTTTGGCATCGGGGGCTATCTTCTTGTTAGTCGAGCAATGAATTCTTTCCGCGAGTGAGCTTACCATGCGAGACGCTCCCACCGCAACACTCTTGTTTTCTGCCACGTAACCTATTCCTTCGATGGCCCCGAGATTAAGGCTCACTGCCGGCAGAACTTTCGACCGGCGGTAATATGCAAGCTGGTCCTGACATGTGTTTCCTGCCGCATAGTTTGCTTGCGATATCGCACCTATGATGCCGGCCAGCGACGATAGCATCACAAAAAAGTCAAGATCTTTAGGAAGAAGCTCGTGCAAGTTCCAGCTGCCTATAGAAAATCAATTAGTTCGCGTTGACAGTGGAAAAAGTTCCATCCATACCTTGTATTTTAGGCCTCGTAGCCTTGACCCATTGCTCAAAGGTCATTTTGTGGAAAACGGTATCCTGGAGCACCATGGCGCCCTGGACCACGCCACGAATGGGTGGCATCGTCGAGGCGATATCTTCCAGTACCGCAGTAAGCTCGTCTCTTTGGGCAACATCGCACGCATATGTCTTCGCGCTAACCCCGGCGGCGACCAAGCGGGTGATGAGGTCACTGGCTTCTTTCCCGGCTTTGCCTGAGCGAGAAATGAAGGCAAGGTAACGTGCTCCATGTTGAACCATATATTCTGCTTGCGCTCGGCCCAGCCCTCCAAGACCACCGACCAGTAGATATGTTGCTTCTGAATCCAGGGTCCAAGTGAAGGGTGTCTGCAGCTTGACAGGTGCTATCGACTCAGTCGTGAAACGCAGTACAAGTTTTCCTAGATGGGTCCCTCGCTGCATGTCTCGAAACGCTCTCTCCGCATTGCCAAAGTCATAGACGGTGATTAGCCGAATGAGGCCAATCGTACTCTGCTTCAACAGAGAGAATACTCGATCCATAAGTCTGCGGATTTCTTCCGGTTGATCCATCATGGGTTCGAGGTTTACTGCTGCAAAGGTAGCATTTCGAAGGAAAGGACTCATGTCGAGTTTGCTGTTGCCCAGGATGTCTCTCTTGCCGACTTCGATAAAGCGTCCGTATGACGATAGACAAAACCAGGACCGTCGCAAAGCCTCTCCTGCAAGTGAGTTCACCACGACGTCGACACCCTTCCCATTCGTGGTACGCTTGATTCCCTTCTCAAAAGTCAAGTCGCGTGAACTGAAGACTTGTTCGGCAGCCACACCCATTGCCACAACCGCTTCCTTTTTCGTATGGGTGCTCACCGTGCAGAATATGTTTGCGCCGAGTGACTTGGCCACCTGGATCAGAGCCTGACCCAGACCTGTAGAACAAAAATCAGCCGTTGACCTTCTAAACATGACGAGACTCGACGCACCTCCAGCCGCTGCGTGAATGAGGACACTCTCCCCCTTTTGCAAATGTGCCACTTCCACGAGGCATCGATACGCCGTACAATATGCAACAGGGATCGAGGCGAGTTCTTCGTCTGTCAAATGCGCCGGAGCACGGTGGACATATGATGCGCTCACCCGAACTTCGGTCTGCATCGACCCTTGGCTCATCCACACGACTCGATCGCCAGTGGCCACATGTTCAACCTTGGCTCCTGTGCGACACACGATCCCGACAGCCTCATGACCAAAAGCGGCCCGGTGAATCTCACCTATAGCGATTAAGACGTCGCTTGATAGAATTAGCTGCGCGCTCAATACGTATCACCAAGCAATGAATGACTTACAGGAAGTTCAGCCCACACGCGGTGACCTTGATCTCGACTTGGTCGTCCCCCAAAGCCTTTGGTACGTCCAAATCCACAAAGTGGAGAGTCTCCAGAAGTCCTGGTTTTCCGAGTACCAAGCGCAAAGGTTTTCTGACGTTGGAAAGTTTCATAGTCACGGCTTTCACCTCCCTACCAGTCTCCCTGGCCAAGCTTGAGTTCAGTTTGGTGTCTGGGACATAGCGCGGAATACAGAGAGTGCCCTGGCGCTGTGCAGTTTCTATTTCTCCAACACCTTTGCGATTTGTCCAACAGCTTGCAAGCCGGGACAAGATTATTTGGCTCAGAGCGGCGGCAGTTTGAGCTGCTGGGTCTTCGATGTGCATCTCCATGAACTTCCGTGTGGCATCCTCCATCTTCAGGCACCTCATGAGCCCGGAGATGATGCGAAAGCTGGGGTGATTATATCCATCCGCATCTTTTGACTTGGCCACCCAGAGCAGCTCCTTGGCATGTGCAAATATTGTCTGCAGCTTCAGAAATTGAGTGGCATCCATGTTGTCCAGAAGAGGCGTCTCAATTTCCAGGAGCGAGATGCAAGTTTTCTCCTCGAGGTAAGCAGGACTGACATGGTCCAAACCTTTGATGATCGCGGTCACGCCAGATTTTGCAAAGCATTGCTCCAGATTCGAGGCGAGATGCTTGATGCCGTTCGAATACTCTGTAGGAGTAATGATCAAGATGTCCTTCGACCTTGCATCTGTTGTCATATTCGTCTTTTGACTCACGATCATGGACATTCGATGCACATTGTCTTGATCGCCATCATGCACCATGGCCCTGGCCCTGGTGAAACCCGTCTCTTCGAGCTGCTCGTCCCATTCTTTCGGTAGCAACAGGGGCCCGTTGTGTCGGCCATCCTCAGCAAGCCACCACCCAGGGAGGATCCCAAACACGAAGGTGCCGAGATCGTGTGCGCCCGTGATCTCACCCAGTACGAGATGGCCTTCGGGCTTCAACATGCGGTGGCAATGGCGAAGCGATTGACGAATATCTTTAGTTGCATGGATTACGTTAACAGCCACCATGACATCGTACGATTCGCTCTCGAATCCTTGCCCTACGGGATCATGCTCGATATCGAGCACCTTGTAGTCGATATGAGACTGCCAGTCGCTCAGCACTCGTCTGGCGCTGTCGAACCATCCTGCAGAGATATCAGTAAACGTCCACTTGGCAAATCGAGGGAGACCGTCGTCCGCCTGGCTTAGGGCCTGCAGTATTGGCAATGTTGTCGATGCTGTGCCGGCGCCAACCTCGAGGACGTGCAAGTCCGGCTTCTTGTGAGCGATCAGATCAAACAGTCGCTGAAAAGCTGTTTCAATGCGAGTCATTCCGTACGCCTCCCTGTAAAATCTGGTGAAGTGTTCGCTAGCCGTCATGGCTTCGATGGGAGTAGTCTTTTGCCGTAAAACGTCGTCCAAGGAATTAAGCATATGGTGCATAAGGGGTCCATCGGAGGGATACTTGGCGGAAAACTCTTGAACGAGTTCTGAGATGTTGCTAAATTGATCTGAAGCACTCCCGGCGTTATGTGTTGTGCTGATCCCAGCATCGAGATGGTCAAGCGTCTGAGGATAGCGGGTGCGCATCCACTGTAAGTACTTTTGCAAATGCATAGGAAGACCGCTCGTGGGAAAATATGCAAACTTTGTGGCGGCGGTCTCGCACATCTTTCCGAGAACGTGATCAGCATCCATCAGAAATCGCTCCATGTCGACGGCCAAGTGTCCATTTTTGGGTGCCAACAAGGACTGTTTGAGCTCACACGGGCCCAGAAGTTCAAAAATCTGGCTTCCAAATGATGCGGGAGTAGCTATCAGCGATCTTCGCACCAAGTCCGTCAGATGAGGTGATGGGCAACTCGACGCCACGACACTGAAGGCCACTGAGGATAATGTAGGGCATGCTGTTAAATGCACCGTCACCGGCCATGAGATCACATGTCAAGCTGTTCTGGCCACCGAATGAGCTCGTGCATGTTCCATGGACACGAGTATCGATATTTTGCGGAAAGTCGCTCGAAACGTCCAAGGAATCGATGCTAAGGGGAACCCAGGTCTGCTTCGGAATCTCAGATGCATTTCTGACGGCGACAAAAATCGGCTGCATGAGAGCATCGAGCATCGCCGGATGGATCAGATAAGAGCTCTGAATCCCCTTGGGCATTGCGGACGGGAAGTAGAGGCCCTTGACCTCAAAACAAGCCGTAGACATATCGTGATGCACTTCGTTGACTCCTTGAAAGGTCGAGCCTGTTCTACGTCAGACGAGCATTCGTTGCATTTGGATATTCTGTACTTACCATAGCAAACGCCAATACTGTCACAGTACTCGTAGTGACTCTTACCAGATACTGTTTTTGTGCAGCCAGCGTGGTTTTGCCGATAGCGCCTTCGATAAGCCATTACTTCTTCCCCAGCCTCTGTGCCGCCGTCAACTTCGGTGATAACATCTTTGCGAGTAACCCGTATACTGCCACAGCCATGTTCCACAAAGACGTCATTCGTGACGGAATACAAGGAGAAGTCGTACCAGGGTTCGCGCAGCGTCTTTGCTTGCGCTTTCCTCTTTGTGAAATGCAAGGACGTCTCGACTCCATTGTCACCCTTTGGAATGACAAGGGATTCCAACATGGTGATGTCGCGCAGTTGGTAGCTCGATACGGTTGCAATGGTGCCCCATTCCTCCTCGAGCTGGCGCATGGCTTCGATCGCTGAACAAATTACACCGGTGAAGGGAAACAAAATCTGACCCTGGATCTGGTGATCGCTCAGCCACGGCAACTCTGGCACGCGTAAACGATTA from Cercospora beticola chromosome 3, complete sequence includes the following:
- a CDS encoding uncharacterized protein (SMCOG1022:Beta-ketoacyl synthase~antiSMASH:Cluster_8), which translates into the protein MSGANVAIIGVACRFPGKATTPSGYLDMLMEGGDAWTKVPSSRYNADAFHHPFQGRRGSIICNGGYFLKDDIAKWDAPFFGLPAAEARAVDPQQRLLLELAYESLENAGVSIESIADTDMGCYMGTVASNYKGVIGRDPLDTPRYTIVGCASSMLANRISWFLNIRGPSVTLDTACSSSAAALHLACEGIKSSSSTTRCALVGASNLAFDPDDLSAFSALGFLSPESHCFAFDARANGYARGEGVSVLVLKHLDDAIRDGDPIRAVIKATGMNSDGRTAGIALPSSHAQQRLISSTYALAALDPNDTQYVEMHGTGTKAGDPAEMQAVLGALAGQRPSTLYCGSVKTQIGHLEAAAGVAGIVKCILAMEVGVIPPNRNFETPNPTLAPEIAQGRVAIPTTPLPWPSSSAVRRCSVNSFGFGGTNVHIVLEAATNSRGIVKTPHPESKGLPFIFVLSSPVRDGVARQCKAHYNYVERLGTSNHRESFLPDLMYTLNQRRSIFRWRHAVLARDINELLTGWAESRIVPTKALKARVALLFTGQGAQWPGMGRELVLHPIFAQSIRASATCLRELGAEWDAEVELLAPKLGSRIHTAEFSQPLCAVLQMALVDLFSYWGLSPVAVVGHSSGEIAAAYAAGALGRRDCLTVALHRGIISQAAQEQSPGRSMMAVGLSSGQIQQYLDDNITLACINSPESVAVAGHKGCLDTLRASLQSESIFCRMLRVDIAYHSPQLFPFRDEYHGRIAGITPNTDSNDHAAVHFYSTVYGRRIPHSQLNADYWVANLCSTVDLVSALNSLMDSSVESVPDIMVEIGPHGGLAAPFNEFRRTRESCDDMFYCSALSRQVDANTTAMGAAASLWARGVSLDLKKLNERPNSAPDKAVLTDLPSYQWNHSTAYWHETRMSRNRRFPTFARHDLIGSRSEAFNPQEPVWGNRLRVPELPWLSDHQIQGQILFPFTGVICSAIEAMRQLEEEWGTIATVSSYQLRDITMLESLVIPKGDNGVETSLHFTKRKAQAKTLREPWYDFSLYSVTNDVFVEHGCGSIRVTRKDVITEVDGGTEAGEEVMAYRRRYRQNHAGCTKTVSGKSHYEYCDSIGVCYGSTFQGVNEVHHDMSTACFEVKGLYFPSAMPKGIQSSYLIHPAMLDALMQPIFVAVRNASEIPKQTWVPLSIDSLDVSSDFPQNIDTRVHGTCTSSFGGQNSLTLAFSVVASSCPSPHLTDLVRRSLIATPASFGSQIFELLGPCELKQSLLAPKNGHLAVDMERFLMDADHVLGKMCETAATKFAYFPTSGLPMHLQKYLQWMRTRYPQTLDHLDAGISTTHNAGSASDQFSNISELVQEFSAKYPSDGPLMHHMLNSLDDVLRQKTTPIEAMTASEHFTRFYREAYGMTRIETAFQRLFDLIAHKKPDLHVLEVGAGTASTTLPILQALSQADDGLPRFAKWTFTDISAGWFDSARRVLSDWQSHIDYKVLDIEHDPVGQGFESESYDVMVAVNVIHATKDIRQSLRHCHRMLKPEGHLVLGEITGAHDLGTFVFGILPGWWLAEDGRHNGPLLLPKEWDEQLEETGFTRARAMVHDGDQDNVHRMSMIVSQKTNMTTDARSKDILIITPTEYSNGIKHLASNLEQCFAKSGVTAIIKGLDHVSPAYLEEKTCISLLEIETPLLDNMDATQFLKLQTIFAHAKELLWVAKSKDADGYNHPSFRIISGLMRCLKMEDATRKFMEMHIEDPAAQTAAALSQIILSRLASCWTNRKGVGEIETAQRQGTLCIPRYVPDTKLNSSLARETGREVKAVTMKLSNVRKPLRLVLGKPGLLETLHFVDLDVPKALGDDQVEIKVTACGLNFLDVLIAIGEIHRAAFGHEAVGIVCRTGAKVEHVATGDRVVWMSQGSMQTEVRVSASYVHRAPAHLTDEELASIPVAYCTAYRCLVEVAHLQKGESVLIHAAAGGLGQALIQVAKSLGANIFCTVSTHTKKEAVVAMGVAAEQVFSSRDLTFEKGIKRTTNGKGVDVVVNSLAGEALRRSWFCLSSYGRFIEVGKRDILGNSKLDMSPFLRNATFAAVNLEPMMDQPEEIRRLMDRVFSLLKQSTIGLIRLITVYDFGNAERAFRDMQRGTHLGKLVLRFTTESIAPVKLQTPFTWTLDSEATYLLVGGLGGLGRAQAEYMVQHGARYLAFISRSGKAGKEASDLITRLVAAGVSAKTYACDVAQRDELTAVLEDIASTMPPIRGVVQGAMVLQDTVFHKMTFEQWVKATRPKIQGSWNLHELLPKDLDFFVMLSSLAGIIGAISQANYAAGNTCQDQLAYYRRSKVLPAVSLNLGAIEGIGYVAENKSVAVGASRMPPMPKAQFFHMLGCAMAGMSDSDEPTSEQILSGTGSGGRLQEMQKESPHADLPFLRMLAPFALLKRFGTESLQKQEIDTGAGMQDSSALLATCDSLDEASIVVQKLLVGKIASIISLSETDIDTALPISSYGVDSLIAVELRNWISSQLHSDISIFELTSTVAIHELSRKIARLIVACEGSRSELPLSIRATRFEKEVGRKLYHDHAVERALRCQILHGT